One stretch of Acidiferrobacterales bacterium DNA includes these proteins:
- the smpB gene encoding SsrA-binding protein SmpB: MARKKKSKESANVIATNRKASYEYNLEDRYEAGIVLDGWEVKSMRENRANLKESHITAKGGELFLVGAHVSPGKTTSTHVAVNPTRNRKLLLHRLEINRLIGAVERKGYTLIPTQLYWSNGKVKLAFALARGKKQYDKRASIKARDIEREQARESSNLG; the protein is encoded by the coding sequence ATGGCCCGTAAGAAAAAATCCAAGGAGTCCGCTAACGTCATTGCGACCAACAGGAAGGCTTCCTATGAATATAACCTGGAGGATCGATACGAAGCAGGGATTGTGCTCGATGGCTGGGAAGTCAAAAGCATGAGAGAGAATCGGGCAAATCTGAAAGAAAGTCATATCACAGCGAAAGGAGGTGAGCTTTTTCTGGTCGGAGCGCATGTTTCGCCCGGTAAGACCACCTCCACGCATGTAGCGGTCAATCCGACGCGAAATCGCAAACTATTGCTCCATCGGTTGGAGATCAATCGACTGATAGGCGCGGTAGAGCGCAAGGGGTACACGTTGATTCCGACCCAGCTTTATTGGAGCAATGGCAAAGTCAAGCTGGCATTTGCGCTTGCCAGGGGAAAAAAACAATATGACAAGCGGGCTTCGATCAAGGCGCGGGACATTGAACGGGAGCAAGCCCGCGAGTCGTCAAATCTTGGTTGA
- a CDS encoding RnfH family protein produces MAFATATRQEVVLLDVNERTTVRQAVNLSGVAKLFPDYDFSSSTLGVFGKTVPDDHIPSEHDRVEIYRPLRQSPTDARRQRVKSAQKRNSR; encoded by the coding sequence GTGGCATTCGCAACTGCGACGCGTCAGGAAGTTGTCTTGCTGGATGTGAATGAGAGAACAACCGTCCGACAGGCAGTCAATCTCTCTGGGGTGGCGAAGTTGTTTCCTGATTACGATTTTTCAAGTTCGACACTCGGAGTGTTCGGCAAGACAGTTCCCGATGACCATATTCCCAGCGAACATGATCGGGTGGAGATATACCGACCCTTGCGTCAGTCTCCAACCGACGCGCGTCGCCAAAGAGTCAAGTCCGCACAAAAGCGAAACAGTCGATAG
- the bmt gene encoding betaine--homocysteine S-methyltransferase → MSDSLFEKALSERPLLMDGATGTNLFDMGLVSGDAPELWNDEYPERIFELNFGFVEAGSDVVLTNTFGANAMRLKLHASEFRVSELNEKAVEIARRAASKAERNVFVAGSMGPLGELIEPVGSLGIEEAVNAFTDQALALERAGCDILWIETLSSEEELQAAAQGACRTNLPYACTGSFDTNGRTMMGVTPARFAEVCAQLEFRRPFAVGSNCGIGPAQTVVAAMEMVEALPGRFAYVAKANCGVPVWEGAKIRYTATPEQMSDYVRIACDAGASIVGGCCGTRVEHVRRMREVIDGYRPGVRPTITDVTEHLGEVFDTAEKKSSRRRRSRRRS, encoded by the coding sequence ATGAGCGACAGTTTATTTGAAAAAGCTTTAAGCGAGCGACCTCTCCTGATGGATGGTGCCACGGGCACCAATCTCTTTGATATGGGACTGGTATCGGGAGACGCACCAGAATTATGGAATGACGAATATCCGGAACGGATATTTGAACTGAACTTCGGGTTTGTTGAGGCGGGGTCGGATGTCGTTCTGACCAATACCTTCGGGGCGAATGCGATGCGTCTGAAACTTCACGCCAGTGAGTTCCGGGTTTCCGAACTGAACGAAAAAGCGGTAGAAATCGCGAGACGGGCCGCCAGCAAGGCGGAACGCAATGTGTTCGTTGCAGGTTCAATGGGGCCTCTGGGTGAACTGATTGAACCGGTGGGGTCACTTGGTATAGAGGAAGCGGTAAATGCTTTCACCGACCAGGCACTGGCCCTCGAGAGGGCAGGTTGTGATATTTTATGGATTGAGACTCTTTCTTCGGAGGAGGAGTTGCAAGCAGCAGCACAAGGTGCGTGCCGTACGAACCTGCCGTACGCCTGTACGGGCAGTTTTGACACCAACGGGCGCACAATGATGGGAGTAACACCGGCTCGATTCGCCGAAGTGTGCGCGCAGCTTGAGTTTCGCCGACCGTTTGCTGTAGGGTCGAATTGTGGGATAGGGCCTGCCCAGACGGTTGTTGCCGCCATGGAAATGGTCGAAGCCCTGCCTGGAAGATTTGCTTATGTTGCCAAGGCAAATTGCGGTGTTCCTGTATGGGAGGGTGCAAAAATCCGATATACAGCGACGCCGGAGCAGATGTCTGATTATGTGAGAATTGCCTGCGATGCTGGAGCCAGCATTGTCGGGGGTTGTTGTGGAACACGTGTCGAGCACGTCAGGCGTATGCGCGAGGTTATCGATGGATATCGACCTGGTGTTCGTCCGACAATTACTGATGTGACAGAACACCTGGGGGAGGTGTTCGATACTGCTGAAAAAAAATCGAGTCGGAGACGCAGGTCAAGAAGACGTTCCTGA
- a CDS encoding DUF4065 domain-containing protein, with translation MCVSAIDVAAYVLQKQGDMPAMKLQKLIYYSQAWSLVWDDKPLFQDRIEAWANGPVVRSLYKKLRGQFIVTEIPEGDSNLLDDTQRETVDAVLEFYGEQSSQWLSDLSHMETPWKEARYKAGLTDGERGQAIISEAAMAEYYSSL, from the coding sequence ATGTGCGTAAGTGCAATTGATGTTGCAGCTTATGTCCTGCAGAAGCAGGGAGATATGCCTGCAATGAAGCTTCAAAAGCTCATCTATTACTCACAAGCATGGTCCCTTGTTTGGGATGACAAACCGCTCTTTCAAGATCGAATTGAAGCTTGGGCAAATGGCCCGGTAGTTCGTAGTCTCTATAAAAAACTACGTGGGCAATTTATAGTGACTGAGATTCCAGAAGGTGATTCAAATTTGCTTGACGATACGCAGCGAGAGACCGTTGACGCAGTTCTTGAGTTTTATGGAGAGCAATCTTCCCAATGGTTAAGTGACTTAAGCCATATGGAGACACCCTGGAAAGAAGCTCGATATAAAGCAGGTCTTACTGACGGTGAACGTGGTCAGGCAATTATTTCAGAGGCTGCAATGGCTGAATACTATTCAAGTCTATAG
- a CDS encoding type II toxin-antitoxin system RatA family toxin gives MITGYTREQMYSLVTDVRSYPQFIKSCTASRVNQIHEDGYTATLEFSYSGIKKRFATRNTVVPHSEISMSLVSGPFRELYGCWKFTDLGENACKVEFEITYDFESSMVEKLSAPLMKHISETMVRSFHEEAKRKYGEQAANQN, from the coding sequence ATGATTACAGGTTACACACGTGAGCAGATGTATTCACTCGTAACCGATGTCAGATCATACCCGCAATTTATCAAATCGTGTACCGCCAGCCGCGTCAATCAGATCCATGAGGATGGATATACAGCCACACTGGAATTCTCATACTCCGGAATAAAGAAAAGATTTGCCACCCGAAACACGGTCGTTCCGCACTCGGAAATTTCAATGTCTTTGGTTTCCGGACCATTCAGGGAATTGTATGGCTGCTGGAAATTCACCGATCTTGGAGAAAACGCATGTAAGGTGGAATTTGAAATCACATACGATTTTGAGTCTTCCATGGTGGAAAAACTCAGCGCACCCTTGATGAAACATATCTCTGAGACTATGGTCCGCTCGTTTCATGAAGAAGCAAAACGAAAATACGGCGAACAAGCGGCAAATCAGAATTGA